Proteins encoded by one window of Nicotiana tabacum cultivar K326 chromosome 10, ASM71507v2, whole genome shotgun sequence:
- the LOC107776475 gene encoding PRA1 family protein A1, whose product MDWGTVTTEDLIEALREVDWSSPPRPLSEFFSRFTFPRSSSKWNSRLKCNLYYYRTNYFIMIVTILALGFLRRPLAIVAALLTTLSIAFLNDSFAGTFSEKVTRTVRQFSPHLAAKMRPPLTPVIRGRPSAKRAIYICGRPRWVFVLAFSLASFTLWFVSCGLLTVLWALAIGLLSTLLHASFRTPNLKARLNTFREEFRAVWRNYSEL is encoded by the exons ATGGATTGGGGAACGGTGACCACAGAGGATCTGATCGAGGCTCTACGGGAAGTCGACTGGTCATCTCCACCGCGTCCTCTCTCTGAATTCTTCTCCCGATTCACTTTCCCCAGATCCTCCTCCAAATGGAACAGTCGCCTCAAGTGCAATCTTTACTA CTATCGGACAAATTACTTCATTATGATTGTGACTATTCTTG CACTGGGGTTTCTTAGGAGGCCACTTGCTATTGTTGCTGCTCTTTTGACAACTCTTAGTATTGCTTTTCTAAATGACAG TTTCGCAGGTACTTTTAGTGAAAAGGTGACAAGAACTGTCAGGCAGTTTTCTCCTCATTTAGCTGCAAAAATGAGGCCTCCACTCAC GCCAGTTATTCGAGGACGTCCATCTGCTAAACGAGCAATTTACATTTGTGGAAGGCCTCGTTGGGTGTTTGTCTTGGCATTCTCTCTAG CGAGTTTCACCCTTTGGTTTGTTTCCTGTGGCCTCTTGACTGTCTTATGGGCATTGGCTATAGGACTTCTTT CCACTCTTCTTCATGCAAGCTTTAGGACACCTAATTTGAAGGCCCGCCTTAACACATTCCGTGAGGAATTTCGAGCTGTTTGGCGCAACTATAGTGAGCTGTAG